Below is a window of Camelus bactrianus isolate YW-2024 breed Bactrian camel chromosome 7, ASM4877302v1, whole genome shotgun sequence DNA.
TAGCCTACCAGCCTGAACTCTGTCTTTGCCATCTCAAGCAAGTAAATGTGCTTTTCCTTGCAACTCCCACTAGGCAAAATGCTGTAAATTAGCAAATCTCACTCATTGCACTTTGTCTTTTAACAGTAAACTTCGCTCTAGCTGGCTTTAAGTTCTTCTCCAGAGATTCAGATATTAggtttaaataatattttctcagatttcataaTTGGTCAGGAGAGTTAAAGCTAACCAATTCTCTGCCATTCCTCCACTTCCTTTTTATAATAATCTTTGAAAAACATGCTTCTAAGTCGTAAGTAGGACAGTCCAAAGCTGAGTAATACACCTTTTATTCAGTAAGTAGGAAGTATCATCCAGAAATGCTTTACTTGTGCTTGAAAGTTGAGggaaattcctttttttctttttaaagaatggaCATACATAAATCTGTGAGAAGCTTATATTCtagaaataaatgcttaaaagaaacaaattaccAATAAAATACCACTATAAACTTTTTTGGGTATATATTTTGACCacttttctattataattttaGGATGCCTTTTTGAAAATCATTCGAAATGAGGGCATTAAATCCTTGTGGAGTGGCCTTCCTCCCACCTTGTAAGttgaaatttaatatttttcttactaaatggtggtggtggttttgttttgccttaTAATCAGCTTGTTTGGACaaaatcatgcatttttaatATTAGAACTTTTTCATTTCCTAGAACATTGTTTTGTGAATCTCTCAACTACCCACACATTTGATGACTTGCTGGAAGGACTCACAGGACCTAAAGAAGGTTATACTCACGTCTGTGGTTTATTACAGCAGGAGGACACAGAGCAGAATCAGTAGGGGGAAAGGCACAACAGTTGAGCAGGCGTAGGCATCCTGAGATCCAGAGTTCACCCTCACGACATCGCAGAGCATGCGCTTGTTCTCCGAGCACTGAACTGCAGCAGGACGCGCCGTGTCCCCCTTTCAGAGCACTGGAATCTCAGAGTCCAGGGCTTATATTGGGGGTTGATGACGTTGGTGCAGTGTTTATGACCAGCTGTGATCACCAAAACTCCAAACCCCcaaaagaaaagcagatgtttACCAAAAATCACATTTGAACAAATCAACTTAGACAAGTTGTTTTAAGGCTCCAGACATATAGATAAACCTTATTATAGGGAATATTCCAAGGGCTAAACTCCTTAGAGATGACCAGAGGTCAAGCATGCAAATAGGCCCTCTTGAAGATATAGAAGATTTGAGCAACCAGGCCTGCTGTGTTAAGTCTTTAATGCAcgagcatattttttttttcatgttcagaaattaagaatttgatgtccatttgactttttattttactaaaataatttactaaaatAAGGTATAATGATACGTATACCTCCcagataattttaattttctactaACTAGCTATTATGTATGAATTAATAGAAGCTATTAGGGCTGAATGTAAAAATCCCAAGTAATACGTTGCCTTTCTCTGCCTTGTTTCTTTCTAGTTTATCATTTTATGGAGCAAATTAGTCTGCTTTGAGCACATATTCTAAATAGTGCCTAAGGTTAGTGGCAGATCGAAGAGCAGCAGTCAGTCCTATTCCTAAATTCTCATCATCACACTTCACTGTAGAACATTAGTCATTCCCACATGTGGTCTGTCAGTGTCTTTTGGTTAGACCATAAACACAGACTGGTTTCTTGTTGCTTTAGTACTTATGACAAGACAGTACCTGCAACTTTGTGTTTAATTAATAATATCGTCttgatattttcatttgaaagaatATGTTATTGGAATTTCCTCAAAACTCTAGTATTATATGATTCTGATGACATTAATTGCAATTTATTTTCACTTATAAACAGGTATGATATATGATCCATACTTCAAAAGTATTTTACAATTGTGCTTGTACTTTATACTTCACGTTATGGTAAATGTAGTTGGGAAGGAAGATCTGGGAGACCAGAAACAGACAGAGTAAGTCAAGGAGATTGAGAAGtatcttcatttgtcttttcctaTTTATGACCTGACCAGGTGCTCTGTAACTTGTCTTCTCAACTCGAATGTAAACCTCTGGAGAGCAGAAAcctattttacatctttttgaatGCCTACCAAGTTAAACacttgacaatttttaaaataaaagaaaaattgatttcATGGCTGATTTGCTATGGTTTTCAGCTTATATAAAATAGGAGGAGTTTAGCTTATATTTAATAGTAATTTAAGAATACATTTAAGCCCTTTGATAattttttctaaatctttttgtttgtgtttctaACAGAGTGATGGCTGTTCCTGccacagttatttattttacCTGCTATGATCAAttaacagctcttctgagatctaAATTAGGAGAAAATGAAAGCTGCATACCAATTGTTGCTGGAATTATGGCCAGATGTGAGTAATAAGTTTACTATATTTCCACTTTGATTTGTTTAAAGCTTCTTTTTAAATCTTGACATTcataaagaatttatttaaaatatagagtATTGGTGAAGATATATTTTGCACTGTACTTTGTACTAATTTGTTAATACTCTAGAAGTCATATCATATGATGATTGCCATCAGAATGAGATGGTATCAGCCTATGCCTGTCAAATCTTGGACAGAGATTTTAAATTTGAGGTAGTAGACTTCATATTCTAGATTTTAGGATGACATCCGATTGATGTCAAATTGATGCCAAAGTCTTTAATAATTTTCCTTAGAGACTTTGAGATGCAGAGTTGAATCAGCAGCAGATTTGCCTCTGTACAATAGGACATTCTTCTTTGTGCAGTGGAAGTGAGGTTTGTAGTAGTCCTAGTTGGTGTATAATATTCCTGGAACTGCTTCTGAAAGAGTTAAAACCTAAAAGAGTAGAGtatgtgaaataattttattaaggaaaaaaaatctatgccaATACGTTGGCATCATTAGATTCTTGATTTTAAGATTTGCAGAcatttcagaataaaagtttaaaatataaaatgcatgaAATATTCATTTTTGCATGTGTGTTTTCATCGTACatgactttgtttttgttttcttatatttgcTTGTTTGTATAGTTGGTGCAGTAACTGTAATAAGTCCTCTAGAATTGATTAGAACCAAGATGCAGTCTAAGAAGTTTTCTTCTGAGGAACTGCATCAATTTGTCAGGAAGAAAGTTTCTGAAGACGGTTGGACTTCCCTCTGGAGGGGCTGGGCTCCTACTGTTCTTAGAGATGTCCCATTCTCAGGTAGGATTTATCTTACTAATATCTGCTTATATATCACTTTTAAATCAGCTAAATGTTAAACCCTTTAAAGCTATTGGTAAGTTATCTTCTTTAATGACCACACACTCCTAGTTTAGTGTTGGGCTCTCAGATATTGTTTAGTCTTTATTGATTGAATAGTTTCTAATTCAAGCCCAGTTTTCtctgtgtttaatttctttttaaacattaattgGTGTGTGTATTCATATTTAGATAGTTCAAACtacctttaaaattattctaaatagGTTATAATTAGTAAAATAACTAAAGTACTACAAATCAAGATATTATACGTTTAAGACCACCTGTGAATTATATTGACTCCTACTTTTTtcaattaaagataaaaatctcCTCCATTAAATGAGTGTCCtgtacatagaaaacaaacttgtggttaccaaagggaaaatggGTAGGAGaatgataaattaggagtttgggattaacagataacacaatagattaaaaacaaggacctactatatagcacagggaactatattcactatcttgtaatagcctataatggaaaagaatatttaaaatatatattttaatatttaatatatattaatatatttaaaggtatatataaatgtatataatacatatatatataaaaactgagtcattttgctgtacacctgaaactgacacaacatagtaaatcaactatacttcaattaaaaaaaaatgagtgaccTATAAAGCACTATAAATCAAATAGGAAATTGTGCTAATCACTGAAttatgaaaagggagaaaatcatgaaaaagaaatgcaaaactaACAAATAACTTGTATAACGTGCATACTTCAATAGTATTTCTCTTGTAAATCtcagaattttccatttaaaacctGGAAGAAATAATTATTAAGAACCTTTgtattcctctttctttttccctttgagtTATTCCTTTTCTTGGACTCTCATTCACAtctcttttatcttttccttcccattagtatttttctttaaccTTTTGTGTTCAGTTATGCTGTTAGAAACATCATGGATTCCTAaactaattcttttttaaaaaattgtacttACATATTTGATATCTAAAAAGTAACATAGATGTAAATTATGAAATGTACTAATAAAATGAACATCTGTGAAGTTAccacttcaatatatgaattacAGTATTGCAGTTTTTAAAGTCATGAAACCACGTATATCCATCTCCGTTGTCACATCCCCAGTGGTGATCActacttaatttttatcatttatgaGTCTAAGCAGAAAGCAAGGTGTGAAGGCTAGAATCTGTCCTCCTTTAATATATAACCTCagatattttctttaaagtttataTTTCATTCCTAaatatgtgttcattttattctctgtttttatAGCAATGTACTGGTATaactatgaagttttaaagaaatggttgtgtgcaAAATCTGGTTTACATGAACCAACATTTATGATCAACTTTACTTCAGGGGCACTATCTGGTTCTGTAAGTTTATTCTTTTGTCATTAATATTCCAGAATAATGATAGTTGTCTTactaaaaaagaacagaatattatGAAGCATTTCATATCTATTGATACTGCACTTTGGGGCTgcactgctttaaaaattttctaattatttaatgtCCTATTTTGACAAATTATTAGTCATTAAAGTAATTTAAGATGCTTTTATATCTGTTTATtacattacaaatatatttttatgaaaaacttTTTGATTTGTTAGATCATTACAGTTATGATAATAATGAGTTTTAAAATAGTGCTTTATTATTTACAATGTATTTGGCAGTTTGGTCATTAAATGCCAGTAGATCTGGTTAGGTAATATTTCATAGAATGTCATCACATATGTATATTCAGATTAATAGAAGTAATTTCATCCTCTACTGCtaattcctgtttctttgtgaACATTTTGACTGAGtacttcttaaaataatttaaataaaaattataatcagaAGGGAGGAATTTCAAATGACCATCTTTGGGTAGTAGAGAGTTCACCATTTCCCAACCTTCCACATATGAAAAGTCATGTAGTGGACTTCCTTGTGCAAATTCATATCATCATGATCTTGGCTACAAAGAGTTTTCTTATACCCACATACCTACAAAATGAATTTGTGATGATATAGTTGAGGAGCTGACATTGGAACCAAATGAAACAAGAATGAAGGAGCATAGTGAAGAAAAATATTGGAGTAACTACATCAGAAAACCTAGGCTAAAGAAGCCACTGTAATTGAGTTCAAAACTCATATGTGAATGTTCCCTGGTCTGAGATCTGTCAGATTAAGTTTAGTGGGGTATAACCTATTGAGGCAAAAGAGCAGTTCTTTTTAGCAATGTAACTCGTTACAATACCAGCAAAATCTTTTCATTATCTCTTACTTGTGAggtgatttaaaataatttaattgtatTTCACTTATATCTTAATCCAGCATGGATGAAGAAAGACAAGTACTACTTGTATTTAGAGATTCATAACAGTTAGAAGTAGAGAATCAATTCTGTACTTCATGCTTAATGTCTAAAAAAAAGTGATCAGTGGCTACCGGATGTTATACCAGCTTTCTAGTAATATGAATGAACATTCTCTATTTTACTACTTCTGTCTAACATAGAAAGTTTattgaaatgtttttaatgatCTAGAAAATATTGCTGCCTTTTGactgttttcaaataaaaaattgtcTATGCAACAGAAAAAGCACATCAGTGGGAGTGTCCAGGTTTTCTATCAGAAAACAGAGTAGCTTAAACCGTATCATTTTAGGTGTCAGGCTTATACAGCATTGTTGCCACCTTTCATACTGTCAGACCCGTCAATCTGCGGGTTCtccatctgcagattcaaccaatttTTTCCCTGGTTGTTGAATTCATGGATATGGAACCTGCAGATAAGGAGGGCCAACTACTATACTGTGCCTTTTTATATAAGGGGCTTAAGCATCTGTGAATGTCGGTATCTgtaggggtcctggaaccaatacccCTAGGTATTAAGGGACAACTGTACGTGTTAGATTGTGGAGATGGAGAAATGATCATTGATTCTATCTTACCTGAGATCTTTGAAACTGATTTCATTTCAAGACTTTAAGTCAACAtagtcagaaataaaataataaggggTATTTTATGAGCATATTGGCCAAATGTGAGTTGGGAAGCAAAAAATAGAGACCAGGATTTAATTTGCATGACTCATATCAAATATTAAGAGACATTCTGAAGGGAGTTTATTCTTTCAAGAAACCTTCCTTGCTTAATTAGGGAATTATGTAAATAACTGTTAAATTGATTCATTTTGAGATAAGTTTTCAAAAATGTGATTTGTCAGCTATTATAACTACCTTTGATAAATATGTTGAAACCCATAAAGAAAAGGTATATAGAACTGAAAGTGCAAAgtccattttatttaaatttaattttttaattctacTTATTTTTGAACCATTTGTTGGAACAATTTAAATGCTTACTAGATACTTGAGaatttctgctttaaaatatgtattatacctTCATATGTCATAAAGGAATGATAGAATACACAGGAGCTTCAGAAATTGTGAATACTGGTTTTGAAGTCAGAGGTTTGAATGGAATTCTGAGTCTTACCACCAGTAGTTGTGTGACCTCAGGAAAACAGGAGAACGTTTCTGAGACTATTCATTTCCTCCTGAATTTGCAAAGGACTACATAAGACAtacctgttttctttaaaaaaaaaaaaaaaaaaaaaaagaagaagcttctctttaaatacattttcaatttcACTTTAGTTATGGTTTTTATTACTGTACTTAAGTAATGTGGTaattagaagaatataaaaatattttaggaaaaaattttaaatggatttaaattaatcaatttaacttttttattagTTTGCAGCTGTTGTAACTTTGCCATTTGATGTGGTAAAAACACAAAAGCAGACACAACTCTGGATATATGAAAGTCGTAAAAGTAAGTTTaactaatttaaaacatttttaagatgccatgaaaatttttgtttttctttccagatAACTAAGTTAGGAATATCTAAAATAGgttaaaacaagatttttttcctttattgcctTACTCTTTACTCTAATGAATACACTTTTAGAATGgaatactcagaaaaaaacaCTCTAAACCTAAGCCAAAAATTTAAGAATCTTAAAGTCTACGTATTTTGCCTGGCATCAGTTAAGTCTCATACCTGCTGTATAGAAGATAAAATTATGTAAGTATTCTTTCAGATAAATCTAGGCAAATTAGGGTGAAGGACAGGAAATTACTGGGAGACCTTTCTCACTTGGTGTGTTTTGTTTCATTAGTATGcatatacattttcttctttttttttctgtttattttttagcttCCCTTCTTTTGACGTGTTTTTTTCTGCCTATTATCCCATCTAGTTTTAATTCGTTATAACCCGTAATTTCTTCTAGAACGAAAGTGTACTCCTAGTTGCTCCTACTAGATCCTCTCTGTCTTTATCATCATAGAAA
It encodes the following:
- the SLC25A40 gene encoding mitochondrial glutathione transporter SLC25A40 isoform X2 is translated as MVVVVLFCLIISLFGQNHAFLILELFHFLEHCFVNLSTTHTFDDLLEGLTGPKEGMIYDPYFKSILQLCLYFILHVMVNVVGKEDLGDQKQTEVMAVPATVIYFTCYDQLTALLRSKLGENESCIPIVAGIMARFGAVTVISPLELIRTKMQSKKFSSEELHQFVRKKVSEDGWTSLWRGWAPTVLRDVPFSAMYWYNYEVLKKWLCAKSGLHEPTFMINFTSGALSGSFAAVVTLPFDVVKTQKQTQLWIYESRKISMPLQMSTWTIMKNIVAKNGFSGLFTGLIPRLIKIAPACAIMISTYEFGKAFFQKQNARRQQY
- the SLC25A40 gene encoding mitochondrial glutathione transporter SLC25A40 isoform X3, whose translation is MRALNPCGVAFLPPCMIYDPYFKSILQLCLYFILHVMVNVVGKEDLGDQKQTEVMAVPATVIYFTCYDQLTALLRSKLGENESCIPIVAGIMARFGAVTVISPLELIRTKMQSKKFSSEELHQFVRKKVSEDGWTSLWRGWAPTVLRDVPFSAMYWYNYEVLKKWLCAKSGLHEPTFMINFTSGALSGSFAAVVTLPFDVVKTQKQTQLWIYESRKISMPLQMSTWTIMKNIVAKNGFSGLFTGLIPRLIKIAPACAIMISTYEFGKAFFQKQNARRQQY
- the SLC25A40 gene encoding mitochondrial glutathione transporter SLC25A40 isoform X1, with the protein product MDPEAEGPPVIKVTPLQQMLASCTGAILTSLMVTPFDVVKIRLQAQNNPFSKGKCFLYSNGLMDHLCVCEEEGNKVWYKKPGRFKGTLDAFLKIIRNEGIKSLWSGLPPTLVMAVPATVIYFTCYDQLTALLRSKLGENESCIPIVAGIMARFGAVTVISPLELIRTKMQSKKFSSEELHQFVRKKVSEDGWTSLWRGWAPTVLRDVPFSAMYWYNYEVLKKWLCAKSGLHEPTFMINFTSGALSGSFAAVVTLPFDVVKTQKQTQLWIYESRKISMPLQMSTWTIMKNIVAKNGFSGLFTGLIPRLIKIAPACAIMISTYEFGKAFFQKQNARRQQY